The genome window aatttttctgttttccccccTACGCCTTTCCTTTCCCCAGTGGAATTGACTGTGACTGTCGCAACTGGTTTGTGAATTGGCTTTTAAAAACGAACCACAGAAGCTGTGCTCCCTGCAGCAACCATTTTCTTTTTAGGGAGCACTTGTGCACTGGTCAGTAGGTGCTAAGCTTCTTCCTGCTACCTGTTGGAGCCCCCAAATCCCTGTTTGTTACACCCTCCCTGCTTCCTAGGGACTTGGTGTAATAGTTTACCCTACATAACCATCATGTCTTCATCATCTGGAGCTCTGTGTTGTTCTGCGAGTCCCAGTTTTCTTTACCCTGTGCCCACGTGTGCATTTTAGGTGGCACGTGTGGTGTCCGTGACCAGCCGTGCTGCCTTACCCCTGCCCTTCCACAGCAACAGTGCTCAGCAGTCTCCTTGGcatgctgctccccagcagtTTTCTGCCTTCCTCATCTTTTGCGTCATCCTATATATTGATACTTAGTGATATACAGGCATATATAGATGTGTATATGGATAAAAATAGACAGATGCATGCATGCATCCATCCGTATTAATGTTTataagaaaaatgtgtatttgataACCATTAGCTCTCAGTAAGacggtaaaagaaaaaaacacattttattctcTGACTCATTGAAGTGTGTTCCTGATCCCACCTCCCTCTTCCTTCATCTCCCACTTGTATATAAATATGGAAACAAGATTTTGAAGCAATGTAAATTGTAGCTATAggatttgtgtatgtgtgtgaccTTTGAAGGCTTTCTAGAAATGCTTGTTACCGCTTTTAAGTGCATGCACTTTCCTGACAGATTGAGGCTTGCTTCATGTAtatcagttaaaataaatatagTATAACTGGAAAATAACTGAAATTATGACTGAAATAGTTGTAACAGgcaattgaaattaattttttattttatgtaacatATAGTCATTGTGACCACCACTTGGACAAAATTTGACGCTTCCCATTTTCTCAGCGTTAGGAGATTACTTTAGGCATTGATTTAAGCATTCGTGTAACTTCCTTTATTGTCTTCTTGTTCGTAAAACGATTATATATTAACTTGTGGCTTGTGTCAAACTATTTTTGGCTAGAAATCAAGCTGgtttaaaaatcacaaaaacacACTCCTGGATTGTTCTTAATAATTACATAAAACTGCTCTTATTCCATTAGttatagaattaaaaaatatacttGGTTTCTGTTTAATGCTTAGCCAATTTAGTGAAGAAAGAAACCATTATTGATGTTTGGGTAATTGAAACAATCAACAGTGCAGCCAGGCACTTAAAATGAATGGTTTGTAGAAAGGTGTGATAATAGCAGCATAGCTGGGAGAAACATAATCTGTGGGAAAAGTCATTATTAGTGCagcattatttttatgttatacCAAGATTATAAGCAGTAAAAATGTCACACACTGTTCCCATAAGCAAGGTAATGCTTTGATGAGAGTGGGTATGCAAAAATCTGGAAATGTTGATTAAATTCAGAGCTTCGACAGTTCCTGGTAACCAACATGTTCTGGAGTTGATTTAGATTTCCGAGAACTATTAttatatctgaatttttttttttctcccattaacAGTAGGCTTTATTCTGGGTGGAATGTAAATATCAGATTGCTGAATCTTTTGCTATCACTAGCACGTATGTAGTCATCTTTTGATAACAAGAGATCATCCTTAAAAAGCAGAATGAAGACAGAAATAACTTGTACAACCACCAAGCATTAGTCACACGTAGCTCTTATATAATGCTTATGTCTTCAATCAGCGTGCTGGCAGCTGGGCTTCTTTGTgatatttatttggaaaagaagtatttatctcatttggcagaggaagaaaatgaagccaaGAGTCAAGGGGTGTGCTGGGGTGCACACAGCACTCTAGCTGGTGAGAGTATTATAACTAAGAAGTGTCCGTCGTCCTACATCGAACAAAGACAACGGCAGAGTGGAGGTCTGTCGCTCTGTGTTTTCCCCACTCAACCCCTGGCCTTTTGGATACGCTGTTTTTGAGGCAGAGCGAGTGAATTCTGCAGCAATTGTTGtagttttcccttttgtttgttgttctaGGCGAGGAGGTGTATATCCTCTTCACTCTATTATGCCTTGATGAAGAGCACAAATAAAAACACATACtttgaaatactgaaaacagcttttcatcAGTTGAAAATCAAAATGTAGTAGGCTTAAGCTTGCCAGAACTCTTGAAGGGATGTGTGTTAAGCCTAGCACCAAGAGGAACGCTCATACGTGCAGATTATCCTTTGTGGATTTGCCCACTGTGCTGTGGCTATGTAATCATAGTAATGTATGAAAATGGTGAGATTCTCTGGCAGATAAGCCATTTGTGTATGGGAATTTCCTTGTAATGTTTCGGTAATCGTTCTGGCTGCTTTCTTTCATCTTGGCCCTCTTAGTTCATACATATTGAATGTTTGTTCCCAACTGCACTGAACTATTAAGTGGAGTTGGAAGCACACTGTGATCTCATTCTGAAAGTTTATTTCTTGAGGTGGAAAAGAATTGCATTGTAATGAAATTTTTATCTTAGTTAAGTACAAGAAATTAGAGTACTTTAAGGGGACATTTTTATTCTTATCTTACTGTTGTGTTTACAGACAGCTTGGTCTGTCCATAACCACGTGTtatgttttcagttcttttcgGAATTACTCGTAACAAATGGTGCTGTTTTCTTTGGTTGGTGTTCTAAGATGAAATATTGGAGGGAAAATTGTTAATGCCCCTAGAGGATATTCAGGACTTTGTGtgattttacataatttttagaataaaaaagtcAAACTAAAATACCGGAAAACCAGGACTCCAATTACCAAACAAAACTAAGATGTCctttctttaagggaaaaaaattaaattacgtTACTATTAAATGTACCataaaatttctgtaaaattacagcaaatgtaatgctttttgaaaagaaactcaTTTACTTAATTTGTTATAGAAGTCTAGAAACTAAATGAATGGTGCAGGGAAAGTGAAGAGGAGGTAATTATTTATAAGAATGTAAGGCTGCGCACGCATAGTCATCTGGTAGCAATTTTAAAGTAGATGTAAttagtttcttttatttcatgCAGTGTAATTGTGGAACTTCTTGCCACAGGGTTTACAGAGGCCAAAATTGTAATTGGGGTCAGAAAGGAATTGAGTGTGGTCATGGTAGGTAGATTCATAAGAGAATGCTAAACAATCTGATGCACTTTTGGCACAAGTAACACCACTTTTTTTAGGATTTCTGGAAGATGGGAGGATTTAGGAGAAGGATCTATTTGTTTCCGatattattatgtttttaataGCGTTTCTCTGTCACAAAGTGCATTTACATTTTCTCACAAACTTGAAAGTGTTTGTAGTTGCATGTATGTGGAGTTATTCCTTAGTGGCAGTTAAAGTTCTATGTAAGCAGTGAATGCACCTACCCTTACTCTCTGAGGTCACATACACTGATATGTAGAAAACTATCACTCAGAAAGATCTGACGATGCAAAATGAATAATATGCCTACTCTTTGTTTCCTTTAGGATGCCGAGGCTTGTTTGACCATTCATCACACAATGCAAGTTCAAAAGTAAAAGAGAGGAAATTACAAGGGACTTGTCCTCCTGTTGGTCGTGGAAACTATGGAAAACCATGTTTGAGTGAAAGCAGTCATAGGTCCCCATGTTTTAATCCCCGGAATGGTTTTCACACGATACATTCAGAGCACAGTCCTGTGAAGCCAAGGATTATTACAGTGGTGAAACCTGGCGGACGCACACTCAGAAGGATAACCTTGCTTCTCAACAGGAGATCGGTCCAGACCTTTGAACAGCTGATGGCTGACATTTCAGAAGCTCTGGGATTTCCACGCTGGAAGAATGACCGTGTGAGAAAGCTTTACAATCTGAGAGGCAGAGAAATACGAAGCGTTTCTGACTTCTTCAGGGAAGGCGATGCATTCATAGCTATGGGGAGGGAGCCCCTCACTTTGAAGAACCTGGAAGTGGTATTACAAGAACTTTATCCTGAAAATCCTTATGCTGCCAGTGCTGCCATTCAGCAGAATGAGGAACAGTCCCAAAAACTGAAGAGCAGACTGTATGACAAGGCTTCAAAAGTGGACAGTGGCTTTGATGAGACAGAAATTACCAAGAACTGTGGCGATGGCATGTCTCCCAAACTGGTAGCTGGACATGAAGGAAAAAGTCAAGCCAagacaaagcaagaggaaaaaatgaaaaccaaaaaaaagtggaCTAGAGAGAGCTGGGGTGGAGAGCAAGGAGTGAAGCCTTCTAGAAAAACACGAGAAAGTGAGAGGTACCTTAACCACGAGAGGAGTACCGAGGAGGGATTAGAAGAGGCTTCAGAGGAGGTGGTGAGGTGTGAGAAGTGTGCACAGGAAAGGCAGGCCAGACAAAAATTACAAAGGGAGAGGCAGGCTGAGGCCTCATTTGAGAACAGAGACCTGAACACAGGCGCATGTCAGAGGTACCAtgtagaaagaaatacaaaaatcagGAATTGCCGAAAATCTTCAGAAACTTGTCTGGAAGGTGAAGAAGTTGGTTGGAAAGATAATGGCTGTAGGAGGACATGGAAGTCCCTACATAGGAATATTAATGAAGGGCTGGAGAAGCAAAAAAGGAACATTGAGAAGGAAAGGGATGTGGAGAAACATGAAAACCATGGGAAGGAAGTAGTGAAAATCAAGAAGAACGGTGTGGAAGGGCTGCAGCTAACTCATGAAGCAAAGGAAGAGAACGGAAGTAGCTGCATAATGAACCAAAGTGGTTGGCTAAAGAGAGACACTCCAAGGGATGCTGAGAAACCATCTAAAGTTTCCACCCATAGGGAGGGCAGAGAGGGACAAAGGGCTAAAGAGGAGGGTGCCAGAAGAGAGGGAAATATCACACATAGAGAGTGTGACATGACGCGGCGAGAAAGAACAGGGGAGCGCAGAGTGAATAAAGAAGAGAACAAGGCTCAGGGATTGGAAAACATAAGCCGGAGGCACACCATTAAAACCAGAACTGATGTGGAAAAACACTATGAGATTGGCAGAACTATTGGAGATGGGAACTTTGCAGTGGTGAAGGAATGTCGCCATTGTGACTCCAATCAGATCTATGCCATGAAAATTGTTGATAAATCGAAGCTGAAGGGGAAAGAGGACATGATGGAAAGTGAAATTCTAATCATTAGGAGTCTTTCTCACCCCAATATAGTAAGCTTAATTGAAGTCTATGAGACAGAAGCTGAGATCTACCTAATCCTAGAGTATGTCCCAGGAGGGGATTTATTTGATGCAATCATAGAAAGTGTAAAGTTCACGGAGCATGACGCTGCTGTCATGATCACTGACTTGTGTGAAGCGCTGGTTTATATTCACAGCAAGAATATTGTCCACAGGGACCTCAAACCGGAGAATCTTTTGGTAAGTATTGGCAAACACCTTGCATATGTGCaggagctgaatttttttttttcattttagttatggatcttggaatatttttaagcaaatactGTGCGGAGATAACGTGTTGTGGCAGGACTGTATGGAGAAATGGATACGATTTTGGAGTGAAATTACCGTTAACAGTTTACTTCATGTAGATCTGCTGTGCATTGCAGAAAGCAGTGCTTGCAGAtagaaattcaaataaaaattacctGGCTTTCAGGGGTAGGgagcatttgtatttttctggaaATCACACCTGTTACTTAGCATCTGACTTACAGGTATACAAGGATCAATTTTATTTGCATGAAGCATACACTGAATCATAAGGCGTCTTCCTTGCAGACCAAAATTTATTAAAACTGCtaatttagtttatttatttgGCGGACTTTTTGTCCACTGCAGTCACACATCCTGCACACTGCTGTGCTAGTCCTCTACTGTAGTGATTTCTATCTTGTGacaatttattttcttaggaGCAGAAGTATGATGCAGTTGATTGAAATAATCTGACAGTAAAATGTGAGTGTTTTGATGAAATACAGCAGTAAAATCAGCTCAAATACTAACTTCATGCCAaagagaaaagttattttttccatcACATTTCTGAGGCTACATTCTTTGCATCCAGCACTGAAGTCAATACAGTTACTCACATGTGTGAATATGCACAGAAATGTTTGCAGTATTGACTCTTTTCAAGACACCCATTGTAGAACAGTAGCAGTGAGCAACTCTCCCTTGCTACTAGTATGTTAGACTCTTTACTAGGGTTTCAAATTTCCTGATAGATAAATACCAAATATTTGCCAGTCTCTAGCAAATTTGATCTGCTGGTGGAAGATCATAGTTAGCCAGAAAAAAGGTAATAGATGATTTAGTCCTACATGCCATTTGGTTCTTTAAGGGAATTAACATTGGGAAGAAATCAGTGTGGTTTTCTGGAGAACAGTAGCAGTGTAACCTGTAGGACATGCAGAGGTTGAACAAGGCTGGACCTGAATGAATGGTTTGCTCCCAAACCTTTTGACTAACCAGTAGCATCTATACTAGGTCTTGCTATGCATCCTGCTTCACCTGGTGAAAATCCTTAGTATGTGGTCtgtatgtacaaaaaaaaaaaaaaaaaagaaaaaggtggtgaGTGCAAGTAGCTGGAAGAAATAGGCTTGCAGGCTCTGCCTTTATGCCTCATTTTGCCATTAGAACAAAAGTTCACTTAGAACTGCAGGGCTTTTTCCAGAAGCTGATTTTCCATTATGAACCAGGCTCTGCTCCTTCCTATTTGTTGAAAATAAGCTAGTGCATGTGGAACACCTGAGACCAGATCCTTCATTTCCCTCTGTAATATGTAAGCATTGCAGTGATGCAGGTAAGCAAAGAGAGGTAAGATACAGGTCTGTTCTGGTTGGTTTCACATTTAGTTCACAGCACTGCAAAACAGAGATTGCTGGGCAGCGGCAAGGTTGTGTAGCACTGAAATAATCACGTTGCCCTTTCTGacagtcagaaaatatttttcaagaacaGACTGGCCCCCAGGCTGTAGGTATTTTGTCATATGAGAACAGTGTTACCCAAACACTATGGGAAGGAAAATTGTACCTGTTCCAGTTTCACCTTGGTGTTAATTGTCTGTGAACACCTGTATTAGGTATCATTTACATAAAGCATTCTTTTGAAAAGTTAGTCTGTTCAACAAGCCAAATGAGTTTATAAGCTCTTGATAGTGATAAATAGCTCAGGTTCTATCTAATTAGCATTCCTGTAAACACAGGCCACTTCACCAAGATTCTTGCTTTTCTGACTCTCTGATGTGCTGCCCCTTACTCCTCAGAGTGACTGGAGCAGTAGCAGCAGAGTAGGAAGGAGAGCTGCCACTAATCTTAACATCAGCCAGAGCTGAATGATAAGAAACAGTACTGAAGCAAATTTCATGGGTTCTGGAGAGGAAGCACAGTGCTGGAAATGCTGGTATCCTGCAGGGATGTCCTTGGTTGTGGGATACCTCTTGCTTCACTTCAGATTCCTACACTGCAGATGTTTGTCTGAGTTTGTCTCCTTAGACTTTCTTTGTACACAGAGGACAGAAATAGGTATGTACTTTTAGGCTCTTGATTTGTTTATCCTACATTGGGATGGTCTTCTGGTCAGGTGAATCTTGTCCTTCCGTGTTCTTGTCAACAGTTTTGTCCCTAACCCTTTCCAGCaaatggaaaatggaagagaaaagatCCTTGGTCTGTTTTACTGAGGAAATGTGTTTGCCTACAGTAAACCTGCTTTCTGTGAGAATCTAACCCTGTTCCTAATGACTTTTGAACGTGCTGGCTAATTCCCATCAGAGctgacagagaagcagcaaagtggggaaaaatatatttccacaagtttcacaaaaataaacagctggggaaagaaggaaaactgattCTGTCCCTATGGAGGAAAAGATGGAAATACACTTTGTGAGTGGTGAATTGTAAAATTATTGACACAGGAGAGAGCTGGAAACCTGGTTTAATTATTAGTTCACTGCAGTACTGTTCTTCTTATGGAACTGTTCTCTAGTTATAAACTTCTGTAACAGTCCACCAtcatcctttttttgtttcctcccctccctctttcaCTAATGTGCCTGCCCACAATGATCAGACTCCTTGCAGCATAGCTGTGAGGCAGAATGGTGGTGACTTGTGCTACAAAAGCAAAATCTGTTTGACAGCTGCTCTGACTCCCTCCTGTCTGCCAACAGAGTCACCTCATCTAGGACTAGGTGTTCAGCAAGAAAACCTTTGCTACTAAGGATGAGCAGTGTTGTGCGTTTGGTCCCACAAAAGAACTCAGTCACTTCTTTAATGCTACTTGGAAGAGCTGACAGGGTTTTTAGCTAAGGGACTGTTTAATTCTACAGGTGCTGGCATTTCTTGAGTTATGAgtgagaaattaatttcaaagcgTAGTGGTGTTTTTCCAGTTTATAGCTGTAAAAGACAAAAAGTCACCTCCTTGCCCCCTTTtaggggaaagggggagggttgtatttgtGATTGTACACTTCCCAAACATGCTAACATGCTAATTATTTAATTCAACTTCATAAATAATTTCAGTGTTATAGCTTTTTATGCATTTGAgctttcccccaccaccacctttttctctctctcaagttTTCATATATGTATGAGAACTACAAGTATAGCCTTTCCATCCTTTAACTTTGCTTTTGTGACACTGTTTGCATATACACAAAACATTGTCAGAGGTTTCCGAGTGCATTTGAGTTAAAATGCCATTTAACTGCATACCCATCAAGAGCTTTCAGTGTGATAAACCTACATAGGGAATTTTCTGTAAGGTTTTTCAGAGATTCTTCTAACTAGCACCAAGGGATGTCTGAAATTCAGATGTGTAAACAGTACATTTTCTTTAGCACTGTTTCTAATATACAAAACTTTCCATGGGCTAGCTTGCTTTCATGTTGTCTATGAGAAGAACCTGTGCTaccatatatatgtgtgtctgtatGAGAAATATTAATGCTATAAATCATCATCTTAAACACCCTGATGGATTTCACAAGGTGAAAACAAAGAGGAGCATGAAGTACTGTG of Rissa tridactyla isolate bRisTri1 chromosome 2, bRisTri1.patW.cur.20221130, whole genome shotgun sequence contains these proteins:
- the DCLK3 gene encoding serine/threonine-protein kinase DCLK3 isoform X1, with product MPAAAPPPLHPAAGSCCPYGHCAGCRGLFDHSSHNASSKVKERKLQGTCPPVGRGNYGKPCLSESSHRSPCFNPRNGFHTIHSEHSPVKPRIITVVKPGGRTLRRITLLLNRRSVQTFEQLMADISEALGFPRWKNDRVRKLYNLRGREIRSVSDFFREGDAFIAMGREPLTLKNLEVVLQELYPENPYAASAAIQQNEEQSQKLKSRLYDKASKVDSGFDETEITKNCGDGMSPKLVAGHEGKSQAKTKQEEKMKTKKKWTRESWGGEQGVKPSRKTRESERYLNHERSTEEGLEEASEEVVRCEKCAQERQARQKLQRERQAEASFENRDLNTGACQRYHVERNTKIRNCRKSSETCLEGEEVGWKDNGCRRTWKSLHRNINEGLEKQKRNIEKERDVEKHENHGKEVVKIKKNGVEGLQLTHEAKEENGSSCIMNQSGWLKRDTPRDAEKPSKVSTHREGREGQRAKEEGARREGNITHRECDMTRRERTGERRVNKEENKAQGLENISRRHTIKTRTDVEKHYEIGRTIGDGNFAVVKECRHCDSNQIYAMKIVDKSKLKGKEDMMESEILIIRSLSHPNIVSLIEVYETEAEIYLILEYVPGGDLFDAIIESVKFTEHDAAVMITDLCEALVYIHSKNIVHRDLKPENLLVQHNSDKSTTLKLADFGLAKQVTKPIFTVCGTPTYVAPEILAEKGYGLEVDMWAAGVILYILLCGFPPFRSQDRDQEELFQIIQLGHYEFLSPYWDNISAAAKDLITRLLIVDPQKRYTARQVLQHPWIRTAGKTNSRNLQREVTINIERHFRAQRRKEVADEDT
- the DCLK3 gene encoding serine/threonine-protein kinase DCLK3 isoform X2; protein product: MPAAAPPPLHPAAGSCCPYGHCAGCRGLFDHSSHNASSKVKERKLQGTCPPVGRGNYGKPCLSESSHRSPCFNPRNGFHTIHSEHSPVKPRIITVVKPGGRTLRRITLLLNRRSVQTFEQLMADISEALGFPRWKNDRVRKLYNLRGREIRSVSDFFREGDAFIAMGREPLTLKNLEVVLQELYPENPYAASAAIQQNEEQSQKLKSRLYDKASKVDSGFDETEITKNCGDGMSPKLVAGHEGKSQAKTKQEEKMKTKKKWTRESWGGEQGVKPSRKTRESERYLNHERSTEEGLEEASEEVVRCEKCAQERQARQKLQRERQAEASFENRDLNTGACQRYHVERNTKIRNCRKSSETCLEGEEVGWKDNGCRRTWKSLHRNINEGLEKQKRNIEKERDVEKHENHGKEVVKIKKNGVEGLQLTHEAKEENGSSCIMNQSGWLKRDTPRDAEKPSKVSTHREGREGQRAKEEGARREGNITHRECDMTRRERTGERRVNKEENKAQGLENISRRHTIKTRTDVEKHYEIGRTIGDGNFAVVKECRHCDSNQIYAMKIVDKSKLKGKEDMMESEILIIRSLSHPNIVSLIEVYETEAEIYLILEYVPGGDLFDAIIESVKFTEHDAAVMITDLCEALVYIHSKNIVHRDLKPENLLVQHNSDKSTTLKLADFGLAKQVTKPIFTVCGTPTYVAPEILAEKGYGLEVDMWAAGVILYILLCGFPPFRSQDRDQEELFQIIQLGHYEFLSPYWDNISAAKDLITRLLIVDPQKRYTARQVLQHPWIRTAGKTNSRNLQREVTINIERHFRAQRRKEVADEDT